A section of the Subtercola frigoramans genome encodes:
- a CDS encoding response regulator transcription factor: MTNAPEPVRVAIVDDHESVLLGIRAACREAGYEVVAVAATVDALLPLLEGEPVGVVVMDLSLGDGSSVTDNVLRARATGASVLIHSIADRTSSIREALAAGAAGVIPKASSTRIVMAAIATVAAGEVLNNLEWASAIDADKEFAKAQLGRREQDVLHLYASGLPLKAVAAQLGIAPSTAREYLDRVRAKYVEVGRPAPTKVDLLRRAVEDGILAIDDVSTSPR, translated from the coding sequence GTGACGAACGCGCCGGAGCCGGTTCGTGTGGCCATCGTCGACGATCACGAGTCGGTGCTGCTGGGCATCCGTGCCGCCTGCCGCGAAGCCGGGTACGAGGTGGTCGCTGTCGCTGCGACAGTGGATGCCCTGCTGCCCCTTCTCGAGGGCGAGCCTGTCGGCGTCGTGGTCATGGACCTGAGCCTCGGGGACGGCTCGAGCGTGACCGACAACGTTCTGCGCGCCAGGGCGACGGGGGCATCCGTTCTGATCCACAGCATCGCCGATCGCACCTCGAGTATTCGGGAAGCCCTCGCGGCCGGAGCCGCCGGGGTGATTCCCAAGGCGAGCTCGACGCGCATCGTCATGGCTGCGATAGCCACGGTGGCGGCTGGCGAGGTTCTGAACAACCTGGAGTGGGCGAGCGCGATCGATGCCGACAAGGAGTTCGCCAAGGCGCAACTGGGCCGGCGTGAGCAGGATGTTCTGCACCTGTACGCCTCTGGGCTCCCGTTGAAGGCGGTGGCCGCCCAGCTCGGAATCGCCCCGTCGACGGCCAGGGAGTACCTCGACCGTGTGCGGGCGAAGTATGTGGAGGTCGGGCGGCCGGCACCCACCAAGGTCGATCTGCTGCGGCGTGCGGTCGAAGACGGAATCCTGGCGATCGACGATGTCAGCACCTCACCGCGCTGA
- a CDS encoding class I SAM-dependent RNA methyltransferase — protein sequence MSELVGTNVELEVTNVAHGGVAVARLDGRVVFVADSLPGETVLARISSADHKSFWRAEAIEVIEPSAHRRPHVWESASIDRDPDRRAGGAEFGHIELGWQRELKRQVLVDSLQRFAKLDTPLAAEVIVEAVEGDDAANGLGWRTRVSLHVDDQGIVGPYAARSHRVVAVPDLPLATQPVEYAAPLDERVFGADRIDVISDGKRGARVVLHRPEAVDHAGESAAGRGGRGPGKGREGGRGGAAISPGAASSRGSGRSAKSGGNAARSNGADSDGYFSDDNAPRKAASGGYPPNGPAQSRASIPSYTPAPPKPGKQIVERVGEREFRLEELGFWQVHHGAARTLTAALQQQLLPELFDPAAANLDLYGGVGLLAGALADRFGTKLRIESVESDWRATANAEFNLRDVTGATAVTARVDRYLADRVRGVTAAERAALARASVILDPPRAGAGKQVVGQLLDLAPAQIAYVACDPVAFARDLALFREGGYELRNLRAFDLFPHTHHVEALGVLTRG from the coding sequence ATGAGCGAACTGGTGGGCACGAACGTCGAACTCGAGGTCACCAACGTGGCGCACGGCGGGGTGGCGGTCGCGCGGCTCGACGGCCGCGTGGTGTTCGTCGCCGATTCGCTGCCCGGCGAGACGGTGTTGGCGCGCATCTCTTCAGCCGACCACAAGTCGTTCTGGCGTGCAGAGGCGATCGAGGTGATTGAGCCCTCAGCGCACCGGCGGCCGCACGTCTGGGAGTCCGCGTCGATCGATCGTGACCCCGACCGCCGCGCAGGGGGCGCCGAATTCGGCCACATCGAGCTGGGCTGGCAGCGCGAACTCAAACGGCAGGTTCTCGTCGATTCCCTGCAGCGATTCGCCAAGCTCGACACCCCGCTGGCGGCCGAGGTGATCGTCGAAGCGGTGGAGGGTGATGACGCGGCCAACGGACTCGGCTGGCGCACGCGCGTGAGCCTGCACGTGGATGATCAGGGCATCGTCGGCCCGTACGCCGCCCGCTCGCACCGGGTGGTGGCCGTGCCCGACCTGCCGCTTGCCACCCAGCCGGTGGAATACGCCGCCCCGCTCGACGAACGGGTCTTCGGGGCCGACAGGATCGACGTCATCTCAGACGGGAAGCGCGGGGCGCGGGTGGTGCTCCACCGGCCGGAGGCGGTCGACCACGCGGGTGAGTCAGCCGCGGGCCGTGGTGGGCGTGGGCCGGGCAAGGGCAGAGAGGGTGGCAGGGGCGGGGCAGCGATCAGCCCCGGGGCAGCGAGCAGCCGCGGGTCGGGCAGGTCGGCGAAATCCGGCGGCAACGCAGCGCGTTCAAACGGCGCGGATTCCGACGGCTACTTCTCGGACGACAACGCACCGCGGAAGGCCGCATCGGGCGGCTATCCACCGAATGGCCCGGCGCAGTCACGCGCCTCGATCCCCTCGTACACTCCGGCACCCCCGAAACCCGGCAAACAGATCGTCGAACGCGTGGGCGAGCGCGAGTTCCGCCTCGAGGAGCTCGGCTTCTGGCAGGTGCACCACGGGGCAGCACGCACGCTCACGGCCGCACTGCAGCAGCAACTGCTGCCGGAACTCTTCGACCCGGCCGCGGCCAACCTCGACCTCTACGGCGGCGTCGGCCTGCTGGCCGGCGCGCTGGCCGACCGGTTCGGCACCAAGCTCCGCATCGAATCCGTCGAGAGCGACTGGCGTGCCACCGCCAATGCGGAATTCAACCTGCGCGACGTCACCGGTGCGACGGCAGTCACTGCCCGCGTCGACAGGTACCTCGCCGACCGGGTGAGGGGCGTCACGGCGGCTGAGCGGGCGGCGCTCGCCCGGGCATCCGTGATTCTTGACCCCCCGCGGGCCGGAGCCGGCAAGCAGGTCGTCGGCCAGCTGCTCGACCTCGCACCCGCCCAGATCGCCTACGTAGCGTGCGACCCCGTCGCCTTCGCCCGCGACCTGGCGCTCTTTCGCGAGGGTGGCTACGAGCTGCGGAACCTGCGGGCGTTCGACCTCTTCCCTCACACGCACCACGTTGAGGCGCTCGGGGTTCTGACGCGCGGGTGA
- a CDS encoding Maf family protein, with protein MRLYLASTSPARLTLLRQAGIEPVVVPSNVDEDAAVAAVEAESGPLSAGALVILLARLKAEAVQNALPDGEPIDGFILGGDSAFEFDGVIYGKPHLPHVARERWLRHRGRSGVLHSGLWMIDHRLPPATASEPFPAAGAVTSATVEFASDISEAEIDAYVATGEPLTVAGAFTIDGLAAPFITHISGAPSTVIGMSLPTLRDLLAELGVSWTDFWATA; from the coding sequence ATGCGGCTCTATCTTGCTTCGACCTCCCCCGCCCGCCTGACCCTGCTCCGCCAGGCCGGCATCGAACCGGTCGTCGTACCCTCGAACGTCGACGAAGACGCCGCGGTCGCCGCGGTCGAAGCCGAATCGGGCCCGCTCTCGGCCGGAGCACTCGTCATTCTGCTCGCCCGCCTGAAGGCCGAAGCCGTGCAGAACGCCCTGCCCGACGGCGAACCGATCGACGGATTCATTCTCGGCGGCGACTCGGCCTTCGAGTTCGACGGCGTGATCTACGGCAAGCCGCACCTCCCCCACGTCGCCCGCGAGCGCTGGCTGAGGCACCGCGGCCGAAGCGGTGTGCTGCACAGCGGGCTCTGGATGATCGACCACCGCCTGCCGCCCGCCACCGCCTCTGAGCCCTTCCCCGCCGCCGGCGCCGTCACCTCGGCCACCGTCGAGTTCGCCTCCGACATCAGCGAGGCCGAGATCGACGCCTACGTGGCAACCGGCGAGCCGCTGACCGTGGCCGGCGCCTTCACCATCGACGGGCTGGCTGCACCCTTCATCACGCACATCTCAGGGGCACCCTCCACGGTGATCGGCATGTCGCTACCCACGCTCCGCGACCTCCTCGCCGAGCTCGGCGTGAGCTGGACCGACTTCTGGGCGACCGCCTGA
- a CDS encoding ATP-binding protein, with amino-acid sequence MPRISKVVIANRGEIAVRVIRAARDSSIASVAVYADQDRDALHVQLADEAYALDGSTSAETYLVIEKILSIAKRSGADAVHPGYGFLAENASFAQAVIDAGLIWIGPSPDAIELLGDKVSARHIAERVGAPLAPGTLDPVSGADEVLDFVALHGLPVAIKAAFGGGGRGLKVARTVEEIPELFESATREAIAAFGRGECFVEKYLDRPRHVETQCLADAHGNVVVVSTRDCSLQRRHQKLVEEAPAPFLSDAQNAELYRASKAILKEVGYVGAGTCEFLVAVDGTVSFLEVNTRLQVEHPVSEEITGIDLVREQFRLAEGGILGYDDPAPRGHSFEFRINGEDAGRGFLPSPGPIHVFKAPGGPGVRVDSGVQAGDIISGSFDSLLAKLIVTGATREEALERSRRALDEFEVAGLPTVLPFHRAIVLDPAFAPDAGQPFSIYTRWIETDFDNTIEPWSGSLERDTPAPTRSTVVVEVDGKRIEVVLPDRLLNAAAGGGAGAGFGPTLGPAPRRRAGGSAGRHSATGNAVKAPMQATIVKIAVSEGDKVVKGDLIVVLEAMKMEQPIQAHKDGVIGSIDATVGTTVSSGHRLLEIADHAA; translated from the coding sequence ATGCCCCGAATTTCTAAAGTTGTGATTGCGAACCGCGGCGAGATCGCAGTGCGGGTGATCAGGGCAGCGCGCGACTCGTCGATCGCCTCTGTCGCTGTCTACGCCGACCAGGATCGCGACGCGTTGCACGTGCAGCTGGCCGACGAGGCCTACGCGCTCGACGGCTCGACGAGCGCCGAGACCTACCTTGTCATCGAGAAGATCCTGTCGATCGCCAAGAGGAGCGGCGCCGACGCCGTACACCCGGGTTACGGCTTCCTGGCCGAGAACGCGAGCTTCGCCCAGGCCGTCATCGACGCGGGCCTGATCTGGATTGGCCCCTCCCCCGATGCCATCGAACTGCTTGGCGACAAGGTCTCGGCGCGCCACATCGCCGAGCGTGTGGGCGCCCCACTGGCCCCCGGAACCCTCGACCCCGTCTCCGGCGCCGACGAAGTGCTCGATTTCGTCGCCCTGCACGGCCTGCCGGTCGCCATCAAGGCGGCGTTCGGCGGCGGCGGCCGCGGGCTGAAGGTCGCCCGCACCGTCGAAGAGATCCCCGAGCTGTTCGAGTCGGCGACCCGCGAGGCGATCGCCGCCTTCGGCCGTGGCGAGTGTTTCGTCGAGAAGTACCTCGACCGCCCCCGGCACGTCGAAACCCAGTGTCTGGCCGACGCGCACGGCAACGTGGTCGTCGTCTCGACCCGCGACTGCTCGCTGCAGCGTCGCCACCAGAAGCTCGTCGAAGAAGCTCCCGCGCCGTTCCTCAGCGATGCGCAGAACGCCGAGTTGTACCGCGCCTCGAAGGCGATCCTGAAGGAGGTCGGCTATGTCGGCGCCGGCACCTGCGAGTTCCTTGTCGCCGTCGACGGAACAGTGTCGTTCCTCGAGGTGAACACGCGGCTTCAGGTCGAGCATCCGGTGTCTGAAGAGATCACGGGTATCGACCTGGTTCGCGAGCAGTTCCGCCTCGCCGAGGGCGGCATCCTCGGCTACGACGACCCGGCGCCACGCGGGCACTCCTTCGAATTCCGCATCAACGGCGAAGACGCCGGGCGCGGCTTTCTGCCGAGCCCCGGACCCATTCACGTCTTCAAGGCGCCCGGCGGCCCCGGCGTGCGTGTCGACTCCGGCGTGCAGGCCGGCGACATCATCTCCGGGTCGTTCGACTCCCTCCTCGCCAAACTCATCGTCACCGGCGCCACCCGAGAAGAGGCCCTCGAGCGCTCGCGCCGCGCTCTCGACGAATTCGAGGTCGCCGGGCTCCCGACCGTGCTGCCCTTCCACCGGGCAATCGTGCTCGACCCGGCATTCGCTCCGGATGCTGGCCAACCCTTCAGCATCTACACCCGCTGGATCGAGACCGACTTCGACAACACCATCGAACCGTGGAGCGGCTCGCTCGAGCGCGACACACCCGCCCCGACCCGCAGCACGGTTGTCGTCGAGGTCGACGGCAAGCGCATCGAGGTCGTGCTCCCCGACCGACTGCTGAACGCAGCGGCCGGCGGCGGCGCGGGTGCCGGTTTCGGACCCACCCTCGGCCCGGCACCCCGACGACGCGCTGGCGGTTCGGCGGGTCGGCACTCTGCAACAGGCAACGCAGTGAAGGCGCCCATGCAGGCAACCATTGTGAAGATCGCGGTTTCAGAGGGCGACAAGGTCGTCAAGGGCGACCTGATCGTCGTGCTCGAGGCCATGAAGATGGAGCAGCCCATCCAGGCGCACAAAGACGGTGTCATCGGCTCGATCGATGCCACAGTGGGCACAACGGTTTCGTCGGGTCACCGACTGCTCGAGATCGCCGACCACGCGGCCTGA
- a CDS encoding DEAD/DEAH box helicase, translating into MSEAEHPFVDVADIVRLVGRMSFDRARAYWRAPALTDLAWDVATGNLSARVRGTHVVPYRSRVALTATASGRFTARDGTCTCPVQYDCKHVAAVLLASNAEHLRERAAAGDFGAPDDRSGPSAENEAFLPIDRVAGQPPQGSRIPGSGPFDDEDSFDNSGLFDGSGPRYGSPYGSGSGSASGSASGSASGSAMEQWYPSAPSLSSVPAREAEPTDWRSVVGRITGVQTVPDAPEQTKNARSGRSHKGRPAQPTRMGLQFEIREIVPRTTEQWRGPVSRTAKAPASGDDARALPRRRLGVRPVVQTPTGSYIKANVTWTSFSHQINRLGLEPAHHRWFSQFAAVHRATRELFTGHDTDWVYLDDFESPLLWQLLLEADRLGIRMLGTRKHASITVSPGASVRLDAATLPSGDLQLTPAVVFDEARPSGTNGVAAGAAASTVPGERADAAVTAGGRSATTARIGSRGSTGLGTSGTSTGVGSVSSPGSTGVGSIGDHGLYVFELAPQATVRLAPLAGTSAGGVPVGHGGALSDEVRAMLSRASDIVVPAAEVPEFLDDFYPTLRRAVDVASTDAELVLPEIEPPLLVLTARFRPKNVLALDWAWQYGGDRKPTRLPLHSADGKADDAGAGHGSEPRDTSVEQTILARVAGVFTAEADPEEFFDPAAPLNPSLVLQGYEAAVFTEKTLPAIEAVDGVRVDIVGKRPDYRELTGEPEMTITTVESDKRDWFDLGIIVNMGGYQIPFGPLFKALSRGEKKLLMVDKTYFSLDHPAFDRLRELLAEANSLDEWQTGARISRYQASLWADLEELADETVQAVAWREAVSGLNEVTSIRPVPVPPAVQATLRPYQQEGFQWLAFLHEHGLGGVLADDMGLGKTLQTLALIAHARMATLPALESSGAVEPVSAPLPVPMRASLPMQASLPMPASVPMADASPSAASALPTAPDARPPFLVVAPTSVVSNWVAEAARFTPGLAVRGVTTTQSKGRLPLADLVAGADIVVTSYALFRLDFEVYQALEWSGLILDEAQFIKNHTSKIHRCATDFDAPFKLAITGTPLENNLMELWSLFAVVAPGLFPSAQKFTESYVRPIERAQGDELLPKLRRRIRPLLLRRTKELVAPELPAKQEQVLQIALAPAHRALYDTFFQRERQKLLGLVEDLDRNRFIVFRSLTLLRMLSLDASLIDEKYSHIPSSKLDALFEQLDDVIGEGHRALIFSQFTSFLGKAATRMAAAGIAYEYLDGSTTKRADVIARFKNGTAPVFLISLKAGGFGLNLTEADYVFLLDPWWNPATESQAIDRTHRIGQSKSVNVYRLVAGGTIEEKVMALKEQKAKLFDAVMDDDAVFSSALTADDIRGLLDA; encoded by the coding sequence ATGTCTGAGGCCGAGCATCCGTTCGTCGATGTCGCAGACATTGTTCGTCTCGTCGGCCGCATGTCGTTCGACCGGGCGCGGGCGTATTGGCGAGCACCCGCGCTGACGGATCTCGCCTGGGACGTGGCCACGGGCAACCTGTCTGCCCGAGTGCGGGGAACCCACGTCGTGCCGTACCGCAGCAGGGTGGCCCTGACTGCAACAGCCAGCGGCCGCTTCACCGCCCGCGACGGAACCTGCACGTGCCCGGTGCAATACGACTGCAAGCACGTTGCGGCGGTGCTGCTGGCAAGCAATGCGGAACACCTGCGCGAGCGCGCTGCCGCAGGCGACTTCGGTGCACCGGATGACCGCTCCGGCCCCAGCGCTGAGAATGAGGCCTTTCTGCCCATCGACCGCGTTGCCGGCCAGCCACCGCAGGGCAGCCGTATTCCCGGTTCCGGCCCGTTTGACGACGAGGATTCGTTCGACAACAGTGGTTTGTTCGACGGATCCGGGCCGAGGTACGGGTCACCCTACGGCTCAGGTTCCGGGTCAGCGTCTGGCTCTGCATCAGGCTCAGCATCGGGCTCAGCCATGGAGCAGTGGTATCCAAGCGCTCCGAGCCTGTCCTCGGTACCTGCCCGCGAGGCAGAACCCACCGACTGGCGATCTGTGGTGGGGCGGATCACCGGAGTGCAGACTGTACCCGATGCGCCCGAGCAGACGAAGAACGCACGCTCCGGTCGGTCGCACAAGGGTCGCCCCGCACAGCCGACCCGCATGGGGCTGCAGTTCGAGATTCGCGAGATCGTTCCGCGCACGACCGAGCAGTGGCGCGGGCCCGTCTCGCGCACGGCCAAAGCGCCGGCATCCGGCGATGACGCCCGCGCCCTCCCCCGGCGGCGGCTCGGCGTGCGCCCGGTGGTGCAGACGCCGACGGGCAGTTACATCAAAGCCAATGTCACCTGGACCTCTTTCTCGCACCAGATCAACCGGCTCGGCCTGGAGCCCGCCCACCACCGTTGGTTCAGCCAGTTTGCTGCAGTGCACCGCGCCACCCGGGAGCTCTTCACGGGCCACGACACCGACTGGGTGTACCTCGACGACTTCGAGAGCCCCCTGCTGTGGCAACTTCTGCTCGAGGCCGATCGGCTGGGCATCCGGATGCTCGGCACCCGCAAGCACGCCTCCATCACGGTCTCGCCCGGTGCTTCGGTGCGCCTCGATGCCGCGACCCTGCCGTCGGGTGACCTGCAACTGACGCCGGCCGTCGTCTTCGACGAAGCACGACCTTCCGGTACCAACGGCGTCGCGGCGGGAGCGGCGGCAAGCACGGTGCCCGGTGAGCGAGCGGATGCGGCCGTTACTGCAGGCGGGCGCTCTGCAACGACCGCAAGAATCGGTTCACGCGGAAGCACAGGCCTGGGTACATCTGGCACCTCGACCGGAGTCGGAAGTGTCAGCTCACCCGGCAGCACAGGCGTCGGTTCGATCGGCGACCACGGGCTCTATGTCTTCGAACTCGCACCGCAGGCGACGGTGAGACTCGCCCCGCTCGCGGGCACGTCGGCGGGCGGGGTGCCTGTTGGGCATGGAGGCGCGCTGAGCGACGAGGTTCGCGCCATGCTGAGCCGGGCATCCGACATCGTCGTGCCGGCCGCGGAGGTGCCCGAGTTCCTCGACGACTTCTACCCGACGCTGAGGCGCGCGGTCGACGTGGCGAGCACCGACGCTGAGCTCGTGCTGCCTGAGATCGAGCCCCCTCTGCTCGTGCTGACAGCGAGATTCAGGCCGAAGAATGTGCTCGCTCTCGACTGGGCCTGGCAGTACGGCGGCGATCGCAAGCCGACGCGGCTCCCGCTTCATTCCGCGGATGGTAAGGCCGACGATGCGGGCGCCGGGCACGGCTCCGAGCCTCGCGACACCAGCGTCGAGCAGACAATTCTCGCCCGCGTGGCCGGCGTCTTCACCGCTGAAGCCGACCCGGAGGAGTTCTTCGACCCTGCCGCACCACTGAACCCGAGCCTGGTTCTGCAGGGCTACGAAGCCGCCGTCTTCACCGAGAAGACGCTGCCGGCGATCGAGGCTGTCGACGGTGTTCGGGTCGACATCGTGGGCAAGCGCCCCGACTACCGCGAGCTCACCGGCGAGCCCGAAATGACGATCACCACCGTCGAGAGCGACAAGCGCGACTGGTTCGATCTGGGCATCATCGTCAATATGGGCGGTTACCAGATCCCGTTCGGGCCACTGTTCAAGGCGCTCTCGCGCGGCGAGAAGAAGCTGCTCATGGTCGACAAGACCTATTTCTCGCTCGACCACCCCGCGTTCGACCGGTTGCGCGAGCTGCTCGCCGAGGCGAACTCGCTCGACGAATGGCAGACCGGCGCGCGCATCAGCCGGTACCAGGCGAGCCTCTGGGCCGATCTCGAGGAGCTTGCCGACGAGACCGTTCAGGCCGTGGCCTGGCGGGAGGCGGTATCGGGGCTCAACGAGGTTACGAGCATCCGGCCAGTGCCCGTGCCGCCGGCGGTGCAGGCAACGCTGCGGCCGTACCAGCAGGAGGGGTTCCAGTGGCTCGCCTTTCTGCACGAGCACGGACTCGGCGGCGTGCTGGCCGACGACATGGGGCTCGGCAAGACCCTGCAGACCCTCGCGCTCATCGCGCATGCCCGAATGGCGACGCTGCCCGCGCTCGAATCGAGCGGGGCGGTCGAGCCGGTATCTGCGCCCCTGCCTGTGCCCATGCGAGCATCTCTGCCCATGCAAGCGTCACTGCCCATGCCTGCGTCTGTGCCGATGGCTGACGCGTCGCCGTCGGCCGCTTCGGCCCTGCCCACAGCTCCGGATGCCCGGCCGCCCTTCCTCGTCGTCGCACCGACGTCTGTCGTGTCGAACTGGGTCGCCGAGGCAGCACGTTTCACCCCCGGGCTCGCGGTTCGTGGCGTGACCACGACGCAGTCGAAAGGACGCCTGCCGCTGGCCGATCTCGTGGCAGGCGCCGACATCGTGGTGACGAGCTACGCCCTCTTTCGCCTGGACTTCGAGGTCTACCAAGCGCTGGAGTGGTCGGGGCTCATTCTCGACGAGGCGCAGTTCATCAAGAACCACACTTCGAAGATCCACCGCTGCGCGACCGACTTCGACGCCCCATTCAAACTGGCGATCACCGGCACTCCGCTCGAGAACAACCTGATGGAACTGTGGTCGCTCTTCGCCGTGGTTGCACCGGGGCTCTTCCCCTCTGCGCAGAAGTTCACCGAAAGCTATGTGCGCCCGATCGAGCGCGCCCAGGGGGACGAGCTGCTGCCGAAACTGCGCCGACGAATCAGGCCGTTGCTCCTGCGCCGCACGAAGGAACTCGTGGCTCCCGAGCTGCCGGCCAAGCAGGAGCAGGTGCTTCAGATTGCGCTTGCCCCCGCCCATCGCGCACTGTACGACACGTTCTTCCAGCGGGAGCGGCAGAAGCTGCTCGGCCTTGTCGAGGACCTGGACCGAAATCGTTTCATCGTCTTCCGATCGCTGACCCTGCTGCGCATGCTCAGCCTCGACGCGTCGCTGATCGATGAGAAGTACAGTCACATTCCGTCGAGCAAGCTCGACGCGCTCTTCGAGCAGCTCGACGACGTGATCGGCGAGGGTCACCGGGCGCTCATCTTCAGCCAGTTCACTTCGTTCCTCGGTAAGGCCGCGACGAGAATGGCAGCCGCGGGAATCGCCTACGAGTACCTCGATGGCTCGACCACGAAGCGCGCTGACGTCATCGCCCGGTTCAAGAACGGAACGGCCCCGGTCTTTCTCATCAGCCTCAAGGCCGGTGGCTTCGGCCTGAATCTCACCGAGGCCGACTACGTGTTCCTGCTCGACCCGTGGTGGAACCCCGCGACAGAGTCGCAGGCGATCGACCGCACCCACCGCATCGGGCAGTCCAAGAGCGTGAACGTCTATCGCCTGGTCGCCGGCGGAACCATCGAAGAGAAGGTCATGGCCCTCAAGGAGCAGAAGGCCAAGCTCTTCGATGCCGTGATGGACGACGACGCCGTCTTCAGCTCGGCCCTCACCGCTGACGACATCCGCGGCCTGCTCGACGCCTAG